Proteins encoded in a region of the Phoenix dactylifera cultivar Barhee BC4 chromosome 3, palm_55x_up_171113_PBpolish2nd_filt_p, whole genome shotgun sequence genome:
- the LOC103706252 gene encoding probable LRR receptor-like serine/threonine-protein kinase IRK — protein MRNLPLYCVLFLVFLPVLTMSGALNDDVLGLIVLKADLEDPTSKLASWNEDDDDPCGWVGVTCSPRTNRVTELNLDGFSLSGKIGRGLLQLQSLRKLSLSKNNFSGSLNPNLSQLESLSSVDLSENNLSGSIPDEFFRQCRSLSSISLANNAFSGEIPPSVGSCSTLAELNLSSNRLSGRLPSGLWSLYGLRSLDLSGNSLSGDIPMGISRLYNLRAISLRGNRLSGGLPDDIGGCLLLKSLDLSENLLTGKLPETMRKLSLCSYLSLGSNSFSGEVLTWVGEMKGLETLNLSSNGFSGQVPDSIGNLQLVKRLDFSQNNFTGSLPQSIGICKSLLEVDFSQNSLTGDLPTWIFELGLQSISMSGNKMSGSIQIPVTTDQTLKTLDLSSNGFSGGIPVDIGNIHGLQFLNLSWNSLSGSMPASLGELKSLQVLDLSGNRLNGSIPPEIGEAVSLNELNLHKNSLTGGIPTQIGNCSSLASLILSQNNLTGPVPSTFSNITNLQTIDLSHNRLTGTLPKQLSNLPHLLSFNISHNLFSGDLPAGNFFNTIPRSSISDNPGLCGSVVNRSCRAVLPKPIVLNPNSSSPNPSSNSAFSPGSLRHKKIILSISTLIAIGAAALIALGVFTITVLNLRVRAAAASQSAAALAFSDDYCSRSPGTEADSGKLVMFSGNDPDFSAGAHAILNKDCELGRGGFGAVYKTILRDGRPVAIKKLTVSSLVKSQEDFEREVKKLGKVRHPNLVALEGYYWTPSLQLLIHEFVSGGNLYGNLHESSASNSLSWQERFDIILGIARGLAHLHRLNIIHYNLKSSNILIDGSGEAKVGDYGLANLLPKLDRYVLSSKIQSALGYMAPEFACRTVKITEKCDVYGFGVLVLEILTGRRPVEYMEDDVVVLCDVVRGALEEGRVEECVDGRLGGKFPVEEAVPVLKLGLICTSQVPSNRPDMAEAVNILRLIRCPQDGPEEELS, from the exons ATGAGAAATCTACCGCTCTACTGTGTTTTATTTCTCGTTTTCCTTCCTGTTTTGACAATGTCCGGCGCTCTCAACGACGACGTCCTCGGCCTGATCGTCTTAAAGGCCGACCTCGAAGACCCCACCTCCAAGCTCGCGTCTTGGAACGAGGACGACGACGACCCCTGCGGCTGGGTCGGCGTCACGTGTAGCCCCAGAACCAACCGGGTCACCGAGCTCAACCTCGATGGCTTCTCCCTCTCTGGAAAGATTGGACGCGGTCTCCTCCAGCTCCAATCCCTCCGGAAGCTATCCCTCTCGAAGAACAACTTCTCAGGCAGTCTCAATCCCAATCTCTCCCAGCTTGAAAGCCTCTCGAGTGTGGATCTGAGCGAAAACAATCTATCCGGCTCGATCCCGGACGAGTTTTTCCGGCAATGCAGGTCCCTAAGCAGCATCTCGCTGGCCAACAACGCATTCTCGGGGGAGATTCCGCCGAGTGTCGGTTCCTGCTCGACGCTAGCGGAGCTGAACCTGTCCTCGAACCGGCTTTCTGGTCGGTTGCCGAGCGGTCTCTGGTCTTTGTATGGCCTCAGATCACTTGACCTCTCCGGTAATTCTCTCTCTGGTGATATACCAATGGGAATCAGTCGGCTCTACAATCTGAGGGCAATCAGCTTGCGAGGTAACCGGCTTTCCGGCGGGTTGCCGGATGACATTGGAGGGTGTTTGCTGTTGAAATCGCTCGATCTCAGTGAAAATTTGCTCACTGGTAAGCTCCCTGAAACAATGCGGAAGCTTTCTTTGTGTAGTTATTTGAGCTTGGGCTCGAATTCTTTCTCCGGTGAAGTTCTGACATGGGTCGGAGAAATGAAAGGTTTAGAGACTTTGAATTTGTCGAGCAATGGGTTTTCCGGCCAGGTTCCAGACTCCATCGGCAACCTTCAGCTAGTAAAAAGATTGGACTTTTCCCAAAATAATTTCACAGGAAGCTTGCCACAATCGATAGGCATCTGCAAAAGCCTCTTGGAGGTGGATTTCAGCCAAAACTCCCTCACCGGTGATCTCCCAACATGGATTTTTGAGTTGGGCTTGCAGAGTATTTCAATGTCAGGGAACAAAATGAGCGGCTCTATACAAATTCCTGTCACTACCGATCAGACCCTGAAGACATTGGATTTATCCAGCAATGGTTTCTCTGGTGGAATTCCAGTTGACATCGGGAACATTCATGGCTTGCAGTTCCTGAACCTATCCTGGAACTCGCTGTCGGGTTCTATGCCGGCGAGTCTCGGGGAGTTGAAGTCATTGCAGGTCCTTGATCTAAGTGGAAATCGGCTCAATGGAAGCATCCCGCCGGAGATAGGGGAAGCAGTCTCTCTGAATGAGCTGAATCTGCATAAGAATTCACTCACGGGAGGAATCCCAACTCAGATTGGGAACTGCTCTTCCCTCGCATCTCT GATATTATCACAGAACAATCTCACAGGCCCCGTACCCTCAACCTTTTCCAATATCACCAACCTGCAAACCATAGATCTCTCCCACAACAGGCTTACAGGCACCCTCCCAAAGCAGCTCTCCAACCTCCCCCACCTCCTCTCCTTCAACATCTCTCACAACCTCTTCTCCGGGGACCTCCCTGCTGGAAACTTCTTCAACACCATCCCTCGCTCCTCCATCTCCGACAACCCTGGCCTCTGTGGCTCCGTCGTCAACCGCTCCTGCCGTGCCGTCCTCCCCAAGCCCATCGTCCTCAACCCCAACTCGTCCTCACCCAACCCCTCTTCCAATTCAGCCTTCTCCCCCGGGAGCCTCCGCCACAAGAAGATCATTCTGAGCATCTCCACTCTCATTGCCATCGGAGCTGCTGCTTTAATCGCGCTTGGTGTTTTCACCATCACCGTCCTAAACCTCCGGGTCCGCGCGGCAGCCGCCTCCCAGTCTGCTGCAGCCCTGGCCTTCTCCGATGACTACTGTAGCCGCTCTCCTGGGACTGAAGCAGACTCCGGCAAGCTCGTCATGTTCTCTGGAAACGACCCTGACTTCAGTGCTGGTGCCCATGCCATCCTTAACAAGGACTGCGAGCTGGGCCGTGGTGGATTCGGAGCAGTGTATAAGACCATCCTACGAGACGGCCGGCCTGTGGCCATCAAGAAGCTCACAGTCTCCAGCCTAGTGAAATCTCAGGAAGATTTCGAGAGGGAGGTCAAGAAGCTGGGGAAGGTTAGACACCCCAATCTTGTAGCCCTTGAAGGTTACTACTGGACTCCATCTCTGCAGCTCCTCATCCACGAGTTCGTCTCCGGCGGGAATCTCTACGGAAACCTCCATGAAAGCTCTGCCTCGAACTCTCTCTCTTGGCAAGAGAGGTTCGATATAATTCTCGGGATTGCGAGAGGTTTAGCCCACCTCCACCGGCTGAACATAATTCACTACAATCTCAAGTCTAGCAACATTCTGATCGATGGCTCGGGCGAGGCTAAGGTGGGGGACTATGGACTGGCAAATCTACTACCAAAGCTGGACCGCTACGTGCTCAGCAGCAAAATCCAAAGCGCACTTGGATACATGGCTCCTGAGTTCGCCTGCAGGACAGTGAAGATCACTGAGAAATGCGATGTTTATGGATTTGGAGTGCTGGTACTGGAGATTTTAACAGGGAGGCGGCCTGTGGAGTATATGGAGGATGATGTGGTGGTGTTATGTGATGTGGTGAGGGGGGCATTGGAAGAAGGTAGGGTCGAGGAGTGCGTGGATGGGAGGCTTGGTGGAAAGTTTCCGGTGGAGGAGGCTGTGCCGGTGCTGAAGCTGGGCTTGATTTGTACGTCGCAGGTGCCGTCGAACCGGCCGGATATGGCGGAGGCGGTGAACATTTTGCGGCTGATCAGGTGTCCCCAGGATGGCCCAGAAGAGGAGCTGAGCTGA